One window from the genome of Actinoplanes teichomyceticus ATCC 31121 encodes:
- a CDS encoding NUDIX hydrolase → MTDSTQSTIARRAGRVLLVDLAGRALLLHGGDPARPGLRWWFTPGGGLEPGESTVQAAARELFEETGLRVTPAELGEPIRHEQTAFSYNGRDYVQTQDFFLLRVADWQVDTAGMDAEERLTITEHRWWSAAEIEASDELIYPADLAELLRAQQVAGVPGGDL, encoded by the coding sequence GTGACCGACTCGACCCAGTCCACCATCGCCCGCCGTGCCGGGCGGGTGCTCCTGGTCGATCTGGCCGGGCGCGCGCTGCTGCTGCACGGCGGTGATCCGGCCCGGCCCGGGCTGCGCTGGTGGTTCACCCCCGGCGGTGGACTGGAGCCGGGCGAGAGCACGGTCCAGGCGGCCGCCCGGGAGCTGTTCGAGGAGACCGGGCTGCGGGTGACCCCCGCCGAGCTGGGCGAGCCGATCCGGCACGAGCAGACCGCGTTCTCCTACAACGGCCGCGACTACGTCCAGACCCAGGACTTCTTCCTGCTCCGGGTGGCCGACTGGCAGGTCGACACGGCCGGGATGGACGCCGAGGAGCGGCTCACCATCACCGAGCACCGGTGGTGGTCGGCGGCCGAGATCGAGGCGAGCGACGAGCTGATCTACCCGGCCGATCTGGCTGAGCTGTTGCGCGCGCAGCAGGTCGCGGGCGTACCGGGAGGGGATCTCTGA
- the lepB gene encoding signal peptidase I — MIDEQTEKRRGSFWRELPILLGVAILVAVLVRAFVLQTFYIPSPSMEHTLNVWDRVLVNKLVYDFRDPKRGEIIVFKAPADWQTGAEGEDFIKRVIGTPGDRVVCCDDQNRLMINGHALDEPYIYTDANGRRNEVADEKFDITVPAGRLWVMGDHREESGDSLEHYEQSSATDEAGKMRDATITIDSVVGRAFTIFWPVGRATWLTVPDTYDDIPNASGR; from the coding sequence GTGATTGACGAGCAGACCGAAAAGCGCCGCGGGTCGTTCTGGCGCGAGCTTCCCATTCTGCTGGGCGTGGCGATCCTGGTCGCCGTCCTGGTGCGCGCGTTTGTGCTGCAGACCTTCTACATCCCGTCGCCGTCCATGGAACACACCCTGAACGTGTGGGACCGGGTGCTCGTCAACAAGCTCGTCTACGACTTCCGGGACCCGAAACGTGGCGAGATCATCGTCTTCAAGGCCCCGGCCGACTGGCAGACCGGCGCGGAGGGCGAGGACTTCATCAAGCGGGTCATCGGCACCCCGGGCGACCGGGTGGTGTGCTGCGACGACCAGAACCGGCTGATGATCAACGGGCACGCGCTGGACGAGCCGTACATCTACACCGACGCCAACGGCCGGCGCAACGAGGTGGCGGACGAGAAGTTCGACATCACCGTGCCGGCCGGGCGGCTCTGGGTGATGGGCGACCACCGGGAGGAGTCCGGGGACTCGCTGGAGCACTACGAGCAGAGCTCGGCGACCGACGAGGCCGGCAAGATGCGCGATGCGACGATCACCATCGATTCGGTGGTGGGCCGGGCGTTCACCATCTTCTGGCCGGTGGGCCGGGCCACCTGGCTGACCGTGCCGGACACCTACGACGACATTCCGAACGCCTCCGGCCGGTGA
- a CDS encoding M23 family metallopeptidase, with translation MSLWWVLFALLPTPYQWPLAPPEVTRRFEAPPQPWLPGHRGVDLGGTPGATVRAAAPGTVLFARVLAGRGVISVAHAGGLRTTYEPVHPAVTVGETVTAGEPLGTLDPGHPGCPAAACLHWGVRRGADYLDPLTLLGLGRVRLLPLQPANSASRAGR, from the coding sequence ATGTCGTTGTGGTGGGTCCTGTTCGCTCTGCTCCCGACGCCGTACCAGTGGCCGCTGGCGCCACCGGAGGTCACCCGGCGGTTCGAGGCGCCGCCGCAGCCGTGGCTGCCCGGGCACCGCGGCGTCGACCTCGGCGGGACACCCGGCGCCACCGTGCGCGCCGCCGCACCCGGGACGGTGCTCTTCGCCCGGGTGCTGGCCGGGCGTGGCGTGATCAGCGTGGCGCACGCCGGTGGCCTGCGCACCACCTATGAGCCGGTCCACCCGGCCGTCACGGTCGGCGAGACGGTGACGGCGGGGGAGCCGCTCGGGACGCTCGACCCGGGGCACCCCGGCTGCCCGGCCGCCGCCTGCCTGCACTGGGGGGTGCGCCGCGGCGCGGACTATCTGGACCCGCTCACCCTGCTCGGGCTCGGGCGGGTGCGGCTGCTCCCGCTTCAGCCCGCGAACTCGGCGAGCAGGGCGGGCAGGTGA
- a CDS encoding ribonuclease HII, producing the protein MLAPPRTVVRREAGLYALEQALQRRGFQQVAGADEAGRGACAGPLVAAAAVLPAGKRGEVPGLADSKLLTAAARERVYDEVLARALAWSVVIVPPAEVDARGLHVCNLSAMRRALASLAVHPEYVLTDGFPVDGLGVPGLAVWKGDRVAACVAAASVLAKVTRDRLMVELDEKFPQYGFAVHKGYVTDEHSAALLRHGPCAEHRFSYVNVAAASGRGNVPPRARRPVTRPAEAVPSLFDASVTEPLLLPRAAEGTVGVASGEQPQPSPSVGEDEAMEGETR; encoded by the coding sequence ATGCTGGCGCCGCCCCGCACCGTGGTCCGCCGGGAAGCCGGACTCTACGCCCTGGAACAGGCGCTGCAGCGCCGCGGTTTCCAGCAGGTCGCCGGCGCCGACGAGGCCGGCCGCGGCGCCTGCGCCGGGCCGCTGGTCGCGGCCGCGGCGGTGCTGCCCGCCGGCAAGCGCGGCGAGGTGCCCGGACTGGCCGACTCGAAACTGCTCACCGCTGCGGCCCGCGAGCGGGTGTACGACGAGGTTTTGGCCCGCGCGCTGGCCTGGTCCGTGGTGATCGTCCCGCCGGCCGAGGTGGACGCCCGCGGCCTGCACGTGTGCAACCTGTCGGCGATGCGGCGCGCGCTGGCCTCCCTGGCGGTCCACCCGGAGTACGTGCTGACCGACGGCTTCCCGGTGGACGGGCTGGGCGTGCCCGGTCTCGCGGTGTGGAAGGGCGACCGGGTGGCGGCCTGCGTCGCGGCGGCCAGCGTGCTCGCGAAGGTCACCCGGGACCGGCTGATGGTGGAACTCGACGAGAAGTTCCCGCAGTACGGCTTCGCCGTACATAAAGGTTATGTAACGGACGAGCACAGCGCCGCGCTTCTCCGGCACGGGCCCTGCGCCGAGCACCGGTTCTCATATGTGAACGTGGCCGCCGCCTCGGGCCGGGGCAACGTGCCGCCCCGGGCGCGACGCCCGGTCACGCGCCCGGCGGAAGCGGTGCCGTCGTTGTTCGACGCATCCGTTACCGAGCCGCTGCTGCTTCCGCGCGCGGCTGAGGGTACCGTCGGCGTGGCGTCGGGCGAGCAGCCTCAGCCGTCGCCGTCGGTGGGGGAAGATGAGGCCATGGAGGGCGAGACACGATGA
- a CDS encoding DUF2469 domain-containing protein, translated as MSAEDLEKYETEMELQLYREYRDIVRQFSYVVETERRFYLANQVDLHVRNSDGEVYFEVEMHDAWVWDMYRPARFVKNVRVMTFKDVNVEELEKPDISLPDDAGFGG; from the coding sequence ATGAGCGCAGAGGATCTCGAGAAGTACGAGACCGAGATGGAGCTGCAGCTCTACCGGGAGTACCGCGACATCGTCCGCCAGTTCTCCTACGTGGTGGAGACCGAGCGCCGGTTCTACCTGGCCAACCAGGTGGACCTGCACGTGCGCAACTCCGACGGCGAGGTGTATTTCGAGGTGGAGATGCACGACGCCTGGGTCTGGGACATGTACCGTCCGGCCCGTTTCGTCAAGAACGTGCGGGTGATGACGTTCAAGGATGTGAACGTCGAAGAGCTGGAAAAACCGGACATCTCGCTGCCGGATGACGCCGGCTTCGGCGGATAG
- a CDS encoding aminotransferase class V-fold PLP-dependent enzyme, producing the protein MSAEDPPQPIPGARLLFSLDPAVSYLNHGSFGALPISVQRVQQRLRDEMDANPMRFFGDGLRDRVVHTRRHLAALIGADPEGCALTVNTTSAVSLVLQSAGLGRDDEVLLTDHTYGAVTMAVRRECRRTGATARTVALPMGAPAGEIVSRVRAALRPGRTRLLIVDQVTSATATLLPVREIAAAARALGIPVLVDAAHVPGMLPVDVAAIGADFWVGNLHKWAWAPRGTALLAVSRPWRRRIDPLVVSWEHDEGFPVSVELQGTMDYTPWLAAPAGVHAMRTVGLEVIREHNAALAAYGQRVVGEALGLAPADLPDPGGHGVSMRIVPLPAGLATTYPEARALRQHIADKLGTEVAVNAWGGRGLLRLSAQIYNRPQEYDHLAAHLPALLAEFAG; encoded by the coding sequence ATGAGCGCCGAAGATCCACCCCAGCCCATCCCCGGCGCCCGGCTGCTGTTCTCGCTGGACCCGGCGGTGTCCTATCTCAACCACGGGTCGTTCGGCGCGCTGCCGATCAGCGTGCAGCGCGTCCAGCAGCGGCTGCGCGACGAGATGGACGCGAACCCGATGCGGTTCTTCGGGGACGGCCTGCGGGACCGGGTGGTCCACACCCGACGGCACCTGGCCGCGTTGATCGGCGCGGACCCGGAGGGCTGCGCGCTGACCGTGAACACCACCTCCGCGGTCAGCCTGGTGCTGCAGTCCGCCGGGCTGGGCCGCGACGACGAGGTGCTGCTCACCGATCATACGTACGGCGCGGTCACGATGGCGGTGCGCCGCGAGTGCCGGCGCACCGGCGCGACGGCGCGGACCGTCGCGCTGCCGATGGGCGCCCCGGCCGGGGAGATCGTCTCCCGGGTCCGCGCGGCGCTGCGCCCGGGCCGCACCCGCCTGCTGATCGTCGACCAGGTGACCTCGGCCACCGCCACCCTGCTCCCGGTGCGGGAGATCGCCGCCGCGGCCCGCGCGCTGGGCATCCCGGTGCTGGTCGACGCGGCCCACGTGCCCGGGATGCTGCCGGTCGACGTGGCGGCGATCGGCGCGGATTTCTGGGTGGGCAACCTGCACAAGTGGGCGTGGGCGCCGCGGGGCACGGCGTTGCTGGCGGTGTCCCGGCCGTGGCGCCGGCGGATCGATCCGCTGGTCGTGTCGTGGGAGCACGACGAGGGCTTCCCGGTGTCGGTCGAGTTGCAGGGGACGATGGATTACACCCCGTGGCTGGCGGCGCCGGCCGGGGTCCACGCGATGCGCACGGTCGGGCTGGAGGTGATCCGCGAGCACAACGCGGCGCTGGCGGCGTACGGCCAACGGGTGGTCGGCGAAGCCCTCGGCCTGGCGCCGGCCGACCTGCCGGACCCCGGCGGGCACGGGGTCTCGATGCGGATCGTGCCGTTGCCGGCCGGGCTGGCCACCACCTATCCGGAGGCGCGGGCGCTGCGCCAGCACATCGCCGACAAGCTCGGCACGGAGGTCGCGGTGAACGCCTGGGGCGGCCGTGGTCTGCTCCGATTGAGCGCGCAGATCTACAACCGGCCGCAGGAGTACGACCATCTGGCCGCTCACCTGCCCGCCCTGCTCGCCGAGTTCGCGGGCTGA